From a region of the Mercurialis annua linkage group LG1-X, ddMerAnnu1.2, whole genome shotgun sequence genome:
- the LOC126664238 gene encoding uncharacterized protein LOC126664238, whose amino-acid sequence MTSLSALFHAPSLFSPSSTCTTTPSRPFFSSKPAASTSSSFMAVSARIAIVGDVHNDWNLEEDTKALQHLQPDLVLFTGDFGEENAKLVQSVADLKFPKAVILGNHDAWYTHEFSKKKKDAVQLQLECLGEEHVGYRRLDFPTLKLSIIGGRPFTCGGERLFRKNLLSARYGIKDMDGSAMRIYHAASGTPEDHFAIFLGHNGPTGLGSNIEDICGKDWIPEGGDHGDADLAQAIARIKETTKVNVPLVVFGHMHKELAYGNGLRKMIVVGADNTIYLNGAVVPRVKKIADERGTKRVFTLVEILQGRVDKIAEAWVSVSGDTASVEDEHVLYKFGN is encoded by the exons ATGACCAGCTTAAGCGCGTTGTTTCACGCTCCTAGTCTCTTTTCTCCATCTTCTACTTGTACAACTACTCCGTCTCGCCCCTTTTTCTCCTCTAAGCCCGCCGCCTCCACATCCTCCTCCTTTATGGCGGTCTCAGCTCGAATTGCTATTGTTGGAGACGTG CATAATGACTGGAATCTAGAAGAAGATACAAAGGCACTTCAACATTTGCAG CCGGATTTGGTGCTGTTTACAG GTGATTTTGGTGAGGAGAATGCTAAGCTTGTCCAAAGTGTAGCAGATCTTAAATTTCCTAAAGCAGTCATTTTGGGAAATCACGATGCCTGGTATACTCATGAGTTCTCTAAGAA GAAGAAGGACGCTGTTCAACTTCAACTGGAATG TCTTGGCGAAGAGCATGTAGGTTACAGACGTCTGGATTTCCCAACACTAAAACTCAGTATTATTGGTGGCCGGCCATTTACATGTGGTGGTGAGCGGCTATTCCGGAAAAACCTTTTATCTGCAAG ATATGGAATCAAAGACATGGATGGCAGTGCCATGAGGATCTATCATGCTGCTTCGGGCACTCCGGAAGATCATTTCGCCATATTTCTTGGACATAATGGGCCAACAG GTCTTGGTTCAAATATAGAGGATATATGTGGAAAAGACTGGATACCTGAAGGCGGCGATCATGGTGATGCAG ATCTAGCACAAGCCATTGCCCGCATAAAAGAGACTACTAAAGTGAATGTTCCTCTGGTTGTATTTGGGCATATGCATAAAGAGCTAGCTTATGGAAACGGTCTCCGGAAAATGATTGTGGTTGGTGCTGACAATACCATATACTTGAATGGAGCTGTTGTTCCAAGAGTTAAAAAAATTGCTGACGAACGGGGAACAAAGAGAGTTTTTACATTAGTTGAGATTCTTCAAGGCAGAGTAGATAAGATCGCAGAAGCTTGGGTTTCAGTTTCCGGAGATACGGCTTCCGTAGAGGACGAGCATGTTTTGTATAAGTTTGGGAACTAG
- the LOC126666147 gene encoding uncharacterized protein LOC126666147 yields the protein MGNVTSNVAAKFAFFPPDPPTYDVCKEEDGRLVLPGVTADKNMNVHLLDTKGGNKIVATFWKHPFARFTLLYSHGNAADLGQMHELFIELRAHLRLNIMSYDYSGYGASSGKPSEFNTYYDIEAVYNCLKKDYEVKQEDLILYGQSVGSGPTLHLASRLKKLRGVVLHSAILSGIRVLYPVKMTFWFDIYKNIDKIRQVSCPVLVIHGTSDDIVDWSHGKRLWELSKEKYDPLWIKGGGHCNLETYPEYIKHLRKFINAMEKISITKSTKQSTSNPSIDVKHNKCLRWKKVAASQK from the exons ATGGGAAATGTAACATCTAACGTAGCAGCAAAATTTGCATTCTTTCCACCAGACCCACCAACGTATGATGTGTGTAAAGAAGAAGATGGGAGGCTGGTGTTGCCTGGTGTTACGgctgataaaaatatgaatgttCATTTGTTAGATACAAAAGGCGGTAATAAAATTGTTGCCACCTTTTGGAAACACCCTTTTGCTAGGTTTACCCTCTTGTATTCCCATGGTAATGCTGCTGATCTTGGCCAAATGCATGAGCTTTTTATTGAACTCAGAGCTCATTTGAGGCTCAATATTATGAG CTACGATTATTCAGGATATGGAGCATCTTCTGGCAAG CCATCGGAGTTCAACACATACTATGACATAGAGGCTGTATACAATTGTTTGAAGAAGGATTATGAAGTTAAGCAAGAGGACTTGATCTTGTACGGCCAATCTGTTGGAAGCGGGCCTACCCTGCACTTAGCTTCGCGTTTAAAGAAATTGAGAGGTGTGGTTCTTCATAGTGCAATTCTATCAGGCATACGAGTACTATATCCTGTTAAAATGACATTTTGGTTTGATATTTACAAG AATATTGACAAAATACGGCAAGTCAGCTGTCCAGTTCTGGTTATACAT GGAACAAGTGATGACATTGTTGATTGGTCTCATGGGAAACGTCTATGGGAACTGTCAAAGGAAAAGTATGACCCCTTATGGATCAAAGGCGGTGGCCATTGCAACCTCGAGACATACCCTGAGTATATCAAGCACTTACGGAAGTTCATAAACGCAATGGAGAAAATCTCCatcacaaaatcaacaaaacaaTCCACTTCTAATCCTAGCATTGATGTAAAACATAACAAGTGCTTAAGATGGAAAAAGGTAGCTGCCTCCCAGAAGTAG